A genomic region of Pelodiscus sinensis isolate JC-2024 chromosome 1, ASM4963464v1, whole genome shotgun sequence contains the following coding sequences:
- the LOC102461814 gene encoding perilipin-3-like — protein sequence MTSNGKDTNMSAPEHREEEQQNALKRVASLPLVSTACDLAAMAYTSTRESHPYVKSLCDMAEKEVTSLTSVAASTEPSAPPALEPQEATRTESHSEVPENVAANLATLQQTAEKAMSDTQEPVSSRLTDVKESMIRAADMTKEAMQDGMKTTRSVVAEGMSTVVESRMGQLAISGMEAMLEKSEELLDHYLPMTEDELAKLAESVEGAEVSAAQPQERRSYFVRLGSLSTKLRQRAYRYSLDKMRRTSHSISEALSQLQQTMGLIEHIKQGVTLQDVQEKLQQMWLNWNRNEPKGGEMRDLANPEVESETLAMSRSILQQLQDACRVLVFSIQGLPTNLQDKVQQVSRNVGELHASFSTARSFQDLSSSLLTQSQEMVTKAQEYVDELMAYVVQNTPLSWIVGPFAPSGKGSADSLEPQNQETEAMKEQS from the exons ATGACTTCTAATGGAAAAGACACCAATATGTCTgctccagagcacagggaggaggAGCAACAG AATGCCCTGAAGAGGGTGGCCAGTCTCCCTCTAGTCAGCACTGCCTGTGACCTGGCTGCCATGGCCTACACCTCCACCAGGGAGAGCCATCCGTATGTGAAGTCTCTCTGTGACATGGCAGAGAAGGAAGTGACCTCCCTAACCAGTGTTGCAGCCAGCACTGAACCATCAGCTCCACCTGCACTTGAACCTCAGG AGGCAACAAGGACTGAATCTCATTCCGAAGTACCAGAGAATGTGGCAGCGAATCTAGCAACCCTTCAGCAGACAGCAGAGAAG GCCATGTCTGACACACAGGAGCCGGTATCATCCAGACTGACAGATGTCAAGGAGAGCATGATCAGAGCGGCGGACATGACCAAAGAGGCCATGCAGGATGGTATGAAGACCACCAGATCAGTGGTAGCAGAGGGCATGAGCACTGTTGTGGAATCGAGAATGGGCCAACTGGCCATAAGTGGGATGGAAGCCATGCTGGAGAAATCTGAAGAGCTCCTGGATCACTACCTCCCCATGACTGAGGATGAACTAG CGAAACTTGCAGAATCTGTGGAAGGGGCTGAAGTGTCTGCGGCACAACCACAAGAGCGTCGCAGCTACTTTGTGCGTTTAGGTTCCCTGTCCACCAAACTCCGCCAGCGTGCCTACCGCTATTCCCTGGACAAGATGAGACGCACCAGTCACAGCATCAGTGAGGCGCTTTCCCAGCTTCAACAAACCATGGGACTG ATTGAACACATCAAGCAAGGTGTGACACTTCAAGATGTCCAGGAGAAGCTGCAGCAAATGTGGCTGAACTGGAACAGAAATGAACCAAAAGGTGGTGAGATGAGAGACTTGGCAAACCCAGAG GTGGAGTCTGAGACTTTGGCCATGTCCCGCAGCATTCTCCAGCAGCTGCAAGATGCCTGCCGGGTGCTAGTATTCAGCATTCAAGGTCTTCCCACCAACCTTCAGGACAAGGTGCAACAGGTGTCTCGCAACGTGGGAGAGCTCCATGCTTCTTTCTCCACTGCCCGTTCCTTCCAGGatctctccagcagcctcctGACCCAAAGCCAGGAGATGGTGACCAAGGCCCAGGAATATGTAGATGAGCTGATGGCATATGTGGTGCAGAATACCCCTCTGTCTTGGATTGTGGGGCCCTTTGCCCCATCAGGGAAGGGCTCTGCAGATTCCCTGGAACCACAAAATCAGGAAACTGAAGCAATGAAGGAGCAGTCATAG